The genome window AACGCGCCTGCTTCGGTCACAGGTGCACGTTTTCGGAGTGTACTTTTAATTGAGTAACCCATCCACAGCAGCCCTACATGGGTCCCACAAAGACGGAGAAGATACGCCAGTCATGTGCGGCCACGTGGAAACGTGGGCAGAACTGGCATTGAAATCTGATTTATCGCGTGCGTAAGCACTTACGCATAAACTTTCCTATAAAAAAGGAACTTATCGTGCCACCATCAGACGTAACTCGTTGTACTACCCGCCTCGTAATCAGCGGCTTCATGTGGGCCCAGTGCTTAATCGTGGTGAGACGGAGTCGCAGAAGCGGGTACGAAAGGTGCTGCATCACAAAAAAGGCTTAACCATCTGAGTTCTCCGGTTTCTTGGTGTGCAAGAAGCAAACTTTGTTTGAACCCTTCTTGCCTTTGATCTATGTAGGCAAATATTCTTGTGGGTTTGACGAAGGAAGTCGAGGCTGACCATCTCACGTTGACCACCCCTGCTTCCATCTCGATACTCAAAACCCGTACAGGTGAAAATGATATATAAATGCGTCTTCATCATCATCGCCTTCTACATTGAATAGATCGAACAAAAAGAAACaactaaaggaaaaaaaattggaCTGTTGACGTCACAATGAGCCATTGATTCCCAGCTGCACCTGCAATTGTAGACTGTTGGAAGCTTCATTTATCGTCCGCCACCATTGAGACGAACGCAGGTGAGGCTGCAGATCTTGATGCACTCGGTGGGAGACTCTTGGCAGACCTTCATGCAGTCATCGAAGCATCCGATGTGGCTCACGATGACCGGAGCAAACGCAAGAACGACAACGAGGAGCAGTCCGACGAGAGATGCCCTATCCTTAGCCATTCTTTCTTGTGTTTCGCATGTAAGAAAGACCACAGGTTTGGATTTCAAGTGTGGTAGGTTTTAGGGAGCGAGAGTTTATGTCCATCCATTTTGTTCATGGATGGCATGAAAATGCGGGAGAAATAAAAGATATGGCGATAGATGAGTTGTAAATATAAAACCTGTAattatactattattagtatgtagaaaaaatttaatgctaattattgaaatcaaataacaacaaTATATTAAGATCAAAAttgcttttctttcttctcctttcttTCGATCCTCTACAGATTTCATAGACAAAAAATGGTCATCTCCTGAACAATAGAAGCAAAGGAGTTGGCTACAAATTTATGAGCAGCATGGAGGACGAGAAATGAATGTTCTTGCATGAGTAAGTCTTTACATCAAACACTGATGCATCAAATGAAATGTAGTAAGAAATCCGTGTCATTTAACCATAAAAAATCAACATCATGCAGTATATTAATGTAATTTTGGTAGGTGGGCGACATGCAAAAGCGATCACCGTCGACTTGTTCTATAATTTTCGCGAAAGATTCCGTGGAAGCTTGATAGATCAGTAGGTAACAGGGGAAGAAGCCACGTGAAATGGCAAAGTAGAAGGATCATCCTttttctgatcttttccatgagaaAGAATTGATTTCTTCTATGCTTTCACAGACAGATGGGAGACACAATTGAGTGGCATGCATCAAAGCTGCATTCTTGTCCTGCTTTCTTTTCCTTTAGCAGATGTTTTGCTTGTCATAGTTGATTTAGTACAATCTTAATTCATGATTTATTACTGTTCATGTGTCTTTATTCATGATTTTATTTTGTTCAAAAGGGATTCTTGGACTGCCATGAAAGGAAGAAAGCTTCCAACCATTCCTGCTATTAATGCCTCCTAGACCTCACCACCCACCTCCACCCCTCCATTTCTGATCTCCTTCATCTCCCTTACGCCATGGAGCAGAACAAGCTTGTCGTCATCTCCAGCTTTGTTGCCTTCTTCCTCTTGCAGTCCACCCTGGCAGCCTCCCAAGAAGTCGGTATGCAGTGTCTTGGCTCCCCCCCTCTCCTTCACCTGCAACTCTATTCCAAGCTTTTTCCGATGATTCTGAGCTAGTTTGTTCCCCGCAGAGGATGAGAAGGAGTTCAGCTACGTGACCGGGAGCGAGCTGGGACCGGAACACTGGGGAGAGATCCACAAGGAATGGGTTGCCTGCGGCGATGGCCACATGCAGTCTCCCATCGATCTCTCTCACAAAAGAGTGCGGATTCTCCCTAACTTGGGACATCTCCGCCGCTCCTATCGCCCGGCCATGGCCATCGTCGAGAACCGCGGTCACGACATCATGGTCAGAACTCGCCACCCCAATCTCTCTCTCCCACCAATTGCTTCTCTCTAATCGATGATTTCTTGCTGCACAAAGCTGAAATGGGAGGATGAAGCAGGAGTCATATGGATCAACGGAACCAAGTACGCTCTGAAGCAGCTGCACTGGCACTCGCCCTCCGAGCACACCGTCAATGGCCGCAGGTGCTTCATGTCTCGATTTCAGAAGGAATTTAACCCATTTTCCATGATTTTAAGGAATCTTATGTTCGTGAAATCGTTTCCATTGCTCATGTCCTTGGACGCAACATTTCTGGCCCATCCAACTCACACGCAAGTGATGTGCTACCAAAACTGTAGGTACTCCTTGGAGTTGCacatggttcatgagagtgctgaCAAGAACATCGCTGTCGTCGGCATTCTCTACAAGATGGGCCGCCATGATCCGTTCCTCGCCAAGGTCTTTTTGCTTGAGCAGAGCTATTGTTTCATTGGATTAGGATTACTGGCTATGCAACCGTGTGACAACTTCATCAGTCGGAAACAATTCATTAAGAACAAGAGACCAATATGGAATAATTATTAGTTAATCCTGCATTAGCTTATATGTCATCGTCGGTTTTGTATGCTTTAGTTGGAGAGATACATAAAAAAGATTGCAGACAAGCATGATGCAGAGGAGGTGGCGGGCATGGTGGATCCAAGGCATATTAGGAAGGGAAGCAGGAAATACTACAGATATATGGGATCTTTGACTACTCCACCTTGCACTGAGGGTGTAgtttggaccataattaagaaGGTATGTCTGATATAAGGAATATGTGCAGTTCATCAAGTAAATGCTGGAGATATTTTTGGATGAACATGACATGAATGGTTTTGTTTTGGTGGCAGGTGCGTACAGTGTCAAGAGAGCAGGTGGCCCTTCTGAGAGAAGCTGTGCATGATGTAAGTAGCATTTGTTTTTCTGATCTTAACTCTGCATTTAAGAGTATGCAAAACTATAAGTTTGTGGCTAATCTAAGCCAATCTACTTAAATGATCTGTGACATTGTAGTCATTCATTTCATGTGTATATGTACGACATTTTCAGGAAGTATTATCAGCAAAACTAGTTGTTCCTCCATTAAAAAGACTCTTACCATTGTCATTTAACTTGCAGGACTCAGAGATGAATGCAAGACCAACCCAGCAGATAAATGGCAGAATTGTCGGCTTTTATCGGCCTCAACAATTTCAACATTGATGAATTTGAATGTGTGCTGGTATGATTTTGATGTAATGCTTGTTCCCTTTTGAAGAACAAACAAGGATTAGCTTGGAAGATCGGCTATATAATGGCAACTCATCCCTGTTTGATGATTACATCCAAGGGAAATATCACTTGAGGACAGAATAATGTTGTAATGAAAGCCATTTTTCACATAAAACATCAATAAATGATATTGTGCCAGTCCATGTTTAAGCATTGTGGATTCCCATCTAATTCTTTTGTCATCTCAGACATATCAGCTTGTTTCTGTAGCAGATCAGACATGATTAATAATATTATCATGTTAAGTCTGAGCTTCCTTTCTTTTGGTAATCCAAGAGAATTTTTCAATTCAACTTCATTGTTTTTTTTCCTAACATGAAGTTTTTCTTCTCTGTTGACTTAACAAATGATTTGTACACCATAATCTAATGCTGTTTTTTCATCAAATGCTTTTTCAGTGATGTATTGGGAGCCAAATTCCAATATCAGTTTCAATTAGAGCACTGTTTTATGTACTCTTAACCACCATTACTTTGGAACTTGTAAAGATTTGATGAATGAGTTTGCCAATCCACAAGATCTGAAAACTACACGTTCTCGCATGGTCTGATAGCTACTTTTAACTATTTGAGCACTGCTGTCCACATGCAGAAGATGATCATGTTGTGACCAAGAAAGTGATCTCATGAACATGTAAAACATGGTAGACTTTTGAATCAGTATGATGGATGACTTGTTAGCAGAGCAGACATCATGTCAGCAACAAACATTCAAATGAAATGACAAAGTTTAATGAACTCAGCAAACATAATTAGACAAGCAGATTCCAAAAAGCTTGTCTTGGTTGTGAGATCAAAAGATGTTTCACTAGGTATCATATATAATTCAACATTATGTCCAAGAAAGAAAGAGACAACAGGTACTATTGTTTCCTTTCACATACAAAGATTTGAATAGGAAGCAATTTCAAACATCAAGTAGGGCACCACATATGAGAGCCAAGAACAAAATACAACATGATCAACAGGCAAATATCATGACAAGAACAAAAAGATTAATTCAGTTACTGCTGCTCATGTGCACATCCAAATAGAATCAAAAGTAGACACATCCTATCAACATTTCCGCTGCTCGATTCCATTTTTTCTTATGTAGTATAAAAACAATAAGAACGTTCAAGTCGTTTTTAAACTCATTCGCTGATAAGGTACAAGCGGATTCATATACACACATTAGAGGGGACACCACGATTTGCATTTGGAAACTCGGATCAAAAATTGTCAGCGACTCTCCTACTCTCTGACTTCGGTAAAGTATTTGTCTTCCCGGTCGCAAACTCTGGGATCGGTTAGATTTAGGAGATAAATGTACAATTGAACCAACTGCTGGATTTAAACAtcaatgttgcaaaacttgccatGGATCTGATTCTGTACAGCTTTGATTGCAGCTACTCGAGCAGCTGTGGCTGCTCTATTTGCATTGGTGACTGCTTTATTCACTTGTGCATCCACCCTCGGAACCAGAACAGAATCATCTGCTGCCTTCCGAGCAGCCTACATGGACAATATTTAGGTTGTCACGACgcaaaagaaaaatcatcagAAGGACAGAATTAAGGAAACAGAATAGTTTGCATGCAATTACCTGAACTGCATGCTGGACAGCAGGATCCGAAGGGGGAAGTGGAGTCTTCAGAACCCCAGAAGCCCAGTCTCCGCATCTTGCTTCTCCATTGCGAAATGTGTACATTCCAAAACCTTGCTTCTTGCCTTCGTGCCATGATCCTTCATAACAGTGACCATTAGCAAAATGATAGACACCAAACCCATGGATAATGTCACCGAAGTACTCGCCAGCATACTTATCACCGTTCCTACACCCATGAAAGATTTTCAATCAGTAGTCCATTACTTCAAACCAAAGAATAAGATGGAAGATTTCTGCCAATTTATATCTCCCACAATTATGTTTATAGTTGTGGTAACAAATATCTTCTGATCATACTTAATTGCACTTAAAAATCACTtcgaaataattatattaataaagtaAATCAGTCATGATggagaaataagaaaaataaattgtGGGAAAAAGAACTTTTGACAGGCTATCAGAGACATAtcttcaccaaaaaaaaaaagggcccaTAAGTTCTTGCAATGACATTGCTTGAGCCATCATGATGAACCAGAAATCTGCGAGTAGTTTAAACTTCATGAATTAAAGTTGAGAAAAATAAGAAACCAATCAGCAAAAACAAAAGTAACCATATCTATATTCCACCTCcaacacaaaaaaaaggaaaaattttgTGGCAGAGACTCTCAGAAGCCTGCAGACCAA of Musa acuminata AAA Group cultivar baxijiao chromosome BXJ2-3, Cavendish_Baxijiao_AAA, whole genome shotgun sequence contains these proteins:
- the LOC135607047 gene encoding alpha carbonic anhydrase 7-like produces the protein MEQNKLVVISSFVAFFLLQSTLAASQEVEDEKEFSYVTGSELGPEHWGEIHKEWVACGDGHMQSPIDLSHKRVRILPNLGHLRRSYRPAMAIVENRGHDIMLKWEDEAGVIWINGTKYALKQLHWHSPSEHTVNGRRYSLELHMVHESADKNIAVVGILYKMGRHDPFLAKLERYIKKIADKHDAEEVAGMVDPRHIRKGSRKYYRYMGSLTTPPCTEGVVWTIIKKVRTVSREQVALLREAVHDDSEMNARPTQQINGRIVGFYRPQQFQH